taaagcacCAAGACAGGATAGAACTGTGTTGGTAAAAGAAACAGGATTCCACCAGGGTGATGAGGAAAGTGATTAAATTTTATTACATCTGTGTGGTTTCTCTCCAGGATAAATATTCTGATATCTAGGGACAAGTAAGTAATAATTTGAAACACTGCcatatttattgcattttattttatttactttttttttttttggctgcatcgggtcttcattgctgtgtgcgggctttctctagctgctctagctgcggcgagcgggggctattcttcgctgcggtgcgcgggcttctcactgtggtgacttctcttgttgcagagcatggggttctaggcacgcgggcttcagtagttgtggttcacaggctcagcagttgtcactcgcaggctctagagtgcaggctcagtagttgtggcgcacgggcttagttgctccatggcatgtgcgatcttcccggaccagggctcgaacctgtgtcccctgcattggcaggtgtattcttaaccactgccctaccagggaagtccctattgcaTTTTAAAGTATTAAGTATTTGGTGAACCCTCAGTTTAAGACACAACCAAAAAGCTTTGCCATATTCAGTACATCTGTAATGTCCTGTCACGTATAGATTATCTGATGATTGATGAAATGTGAGCCCCAAGTAAAGGTTTTTCCCATTCACTGCATTTGTGAGGTAATAATTTCCAGAATGAATTATTTGGTGAATGAAGTTGTTGCCTAAAGGCCTGGTCAAAGTAAATACATTTACCTGATATCTGTCCAGTATGACTTTTCCAGTGAAGCTAAGATGTGGACACTTGCTAAAACCGTGGTTTAAAGTCCCTCACCAATATGGATTACCTGATAGTAAGTTAGACTTCAAAGTACAATAAAGGATTTGCCATACTCATTAtatttgtaaggtttctctccagtatgaatttttTGGTGCACCTTAAGGTACAAATTTTGActaaaaactatgaaacattTATGACATTTCTACGATTACTGTCCAGTATGGCTTATGTGATGGTAAGCGAGGTTTTGCCACAGTCATGAATGTGCATGTTTCCTCCCACTATGAATCTCCCATGAATTTAAACTGTCAGTTTTGAATGAGGACCTTCCCATATATATCACATTAATATGGTTTCCCCTCTGTATTTATTATCTGATGTGTAGTGAAGGTTCAGATGTGAGTAAGGTCTTTTCAACACTCATTATTTTTGAAAGGTTTCTCTCcattatgaattctctgatgcttTGCAAGGGTGGCTTTTTGACGAAAGACCTTGCCGCACTCATTACAgttgtaaggtttctctccagtatgaattctcttatGAACTGCAAGGTTTGATTTCCGACTAAAGAGCTTGCCACACTCATTACATGTGTGAGGTTCCTCTCCAGAATGAATTCTCTGATGAACTGCAAGGTCTGAATTTCTACTAAAGGCCTTGCAACATATATGACATTTATGTAATTTCTCTGCTGTATGGATTATCTGATGACGCCTGAGTTTTGAGCCCTGACTAAACGTTttcccacactcattacatttgtaaggtttctccccagtatgaattctctgatgactTGCAAGGATTTGTTTTTGATTAAAGACCTTGCCACACTCActacatttgtaaggtttctctccagtgtgaattctctcATGAACTGCAAGGTTTGATTTCCGACTAAACACCTTTacacattcattacatttgtaaggtttctctccagtatgaattctctgatgaacCATAAGGTTTGAATTTCGACTGAAGACTTTTTCACAAATATCACATTTATGTAATTTCTCTCTGGTGTGGACAATCTGATGTCTACTGAGGCGTGATCCCTGAAGAAAGGTTTTGCCACACAGATTACATTTGTAAGGTCTTTCCCTGGGTGCTTTCTGGTATTTTGTCAGTAACGATGGATGCATAAAATCACTCCCATGTATATTAGAAATGTTGGTTTGGACCCCAGAAGAAATTCCTTGAAGTGGTGAACATGAGGCATTACTGCTAATAGTCTTGTCAACTTGATTAAACTCATCAattttctcttcacttttaaaaatatgcaggTCATCCCGAAAGCTTAAGGCAAGGCTGTTTTCAATAAGCTCAACTCCTGCAGTACTTCTACCATGTCCATCTCTCTTACCAGTGAGATTTTGGTTATGGGTTATAGTCATGCCTTTGTAATTTCTTACCTCAGCTCTCCGCTGAGACACAAGGTCATAAATATTTTCCTGGACAACCTTGAGGTAAAAATGTTTGATTTCATTCCTTTCATGTCTTCGCAGCATTAAGGTTTGGAATACTTCTTCTCTATCAGTGTTTGCTTTTAGGTGTAATTTCTTGATCACATGGATATGAGAAATATCTAGAAGATACAAACAATCATATGTATCCTACACATTgtaattcataaataaatatttcaagttaCATACATGATACTACACTAAAAATAGTACTTATTTCAAAGAGAGTTATGAAACTACCTACCATGATCTTAAAAACTGTAGCAACACAAAAAAAACAggattcttggggcttccctggtggcacagtggttaagaatccgcctgccaatgcaggggacacaggttcgagccctggtccaggaagatcccacatgccacggagcaactgagcccgtgcgccacaactactgagcctgcaccctagagcctgagagccacaactactgagcccacatgccacaactactgaagcctgcgcgcctagagcccatgctccgcaacaagggaagccaccacaacgagaagcctgtacactgcaacaaagagtagcccctgctcgctgcaactagagaaaagcaatgaagcagcaacaaacacccaacgcagccagaaacaataaataaataaaataaaataataaaataaataaatttatccaaaaaaaaatgtagtatataaTTAAAAGCTGTTAAGATAGTAcagcttaaatgttctcaccacacaaaaAATACTGCACTTAAGCGAGTGGATGAAAGTGTTCAGAAACCTATTGAGTTAAACATTTTCCAATATAAACGTACACCAAATAatcacactgtacactttaaagttACACcgtgttatatgttaattaaaagtcaaaattgcagggaaagggacttccctggcagtccagtggctaagactccatgttcccaatgcagggggcccaagttcgatccctggtcagagaattagatcccacaagccgcaactaagagtttgcatggtgcaactaaagatcccacatgccggacttccctggtggcgcagtggttaagaatcctcctgccaatgcaggggacacgggtttgagccctggtccaggaagatcctttAGCCTCTGGTTTAGATCCtaatgatgcagaaaaagcatctaacAAAACTCAACAGCCTTTCATGacaaaaacactcaataaactagaaatttaaaatatttcctgaatctaataaaggacatatattaaCAGCCCACAGCTaccatcattctcaatagtgaatgacttaaagcttttcctctaagatcacgaATAAGAAAATACCTGctctcactatttttaaaaacatattaccaGAAGTCCTAGCAAGAACAcatggcaggacttccctggtggtgcagtggttaagaatccgcctgccaatgcaggggacacaagttcaagccctggtccgggaagatcccacatgctgcggagcagctaagcctgtgcaccacaactactgagcctgcactctagagcccccaagccacaactactgagcccacgtgccacaactaccgaagcccatacgcctagagcccatgctccacaacaagagaagccactgcagtgagaagcccgcacactggaccaaagagcagcccccactcgacgcaactagggacagcccacgtgcagcaacgaagacccaacacagccaaaaaacaaagaatctgTTCATGAACTATGGGTGAATTACCAAAGCAAAGAAACTAGATAAAATTTCAGAACCTAGgactatgtatttctttttttttaatgaatttatttatttatttatttatttatttatttatttatttatttatttttgtgtcaccagggaagtccaggactaTGTATTTCAAAAGCAAGTTTCAGAGGCAAAATCATGCAAACTTAGGAGAATACAAAATCAGGAAGATTACGCATTCGCGGACTAGGTAGAGCAGTACACAagtgaaaaaaatacaagatatgTTTGTCAGATATTATAGGACCTTCAGATAGAACCATGCACTCTACCCACAGATGCCAAACAAAAAGCCTGAAAGATGCACATATTCCCCCCATGAGGGACTGGGGATTAAAAAGAggatctcgggacttccctggtggcgcagtggttaagactctgcgttcccaatgcagggaactagatcccacatgcatgccacaactaaaaatttgcatgccacaactaaaaatttgcatgccacaactaaggagccctcctgacgcaactaagacctggcacaaggttttaataaataaaatataaaaaataaaataaaatataaaaatataatgagtaataataataaatataaaataataataaaatataaaaaataaaataaaataaaaaaattaaaagaggatCTCTCTGTACACTGTCCTTACAGTTTTCCTAAGTAACAATAACAGAAGATCCAACCAACAGGGCTAGTACACACATCCCTGAACTGTGCGGCAAGAGGAGAACAGAAGAAATGGCAAGAGGAGAACAAAAGAAAGTAGACAGGACTTGAGACAGCTCCATGCAGGTTGTGAGGTGCCAGAGGGAATCAAAGAGCAGCCAGTGTTTTCCCATCTTCTGTCTGGGTCTTCTAAAAACATCCAATGGGGATGGAACCAAGAAAGGTTCAGGGATTAGTCTGGAGGCATCAGCTCTTCACCATGTGGACTGAGAACTAAGCATCCAGTGGAATCATGCCCTGAAGGGGAGATGAGGGGGCAGGAAACCCCTTTAAAAAATCCCACCTCATGCTCCTCAAAGTCAAGCAACAACTAGTTCACAGGGAACAAGATGGCAGAGTGTGGTAGATCACGATAAAGACTTTGCCTTTGTCTCTGGTACAGCTGCAGTACCACTGGAGGGTAAAAGAACACATTTTAC
Above is a window of Balaenoptera ricei isolate mBalRic1 chromosome 19, mBalRic1.hap2, whole genome shotgun sequence DNA encoding:
- the LOC132353918 gene encoding zinc finger protein 239-like, giving the protein MLRRHERNEIKHFYLKVVQENIYDLVSQRRAEVRNYKGMTITHNQNLTGKRDGHGRSTAGVELIENSLALSFRDDLHIFKSEEKIDEFNQVDKTISSNASCSPLQGISSGVQTNISNIHGSDFMHPSLLTKYQKAPRERPYKCNLCGKTFLQGSRLSRHQIVHTREKLHKCDICEKVFSRNSNLMVHQRIHTGEKPYKCNECVKVFSRKSNLAVHERIHTGEKPYKCSECGKVFNQKQILASHQRIHTGEKPYKCNECGKTFSQGSKLRRHQIIHTAEKLHKCHICCKAFSRNSDLAVHQRIHSGEEPHTCNECGKLFSRKSNLAVHKRIHTGEKPYNCNECGKVFRQKATLAKHQRIHNGEKPFKNNEC